From Candidatus Polarisedimenticolia bacterium, the proteins below share one genomic window:
- a CDS encoding 5'-3' exonuclease H3TH domain-containing protein: MIVHLIDGTYELFRHFYGLRKFTTGKDRPLGAVAGMLHTVLQMIEKKATHLGVATDHVIESFRNELWPEYKTGEGIEPALWAQFHPLEEALAAMGVAVWPMVELEADDALASAAHSAAQDEAVEKICIWANDKDLSQCVRGARVVQVDRRRNIIRDEAGVREKFGVGPALIPDFLALVGDAQDGYPGIAGIGKSTAARLLNRYGPIEQFPPQVLGENRSLALKFKELATLRTDASLFAHVDELEWRGPTAAFEGWAKRIGDDRLLERARGAAATLLDEGAS; this comes from the coding sequence ATGATCGTCCATCTGATCGACGGGACTTACGAGCTGTTCCGCCATTTCTACGGCCTGAGGAAGTTCACCACCGGGAAGGACCGGCCGCTGGGAGCGGTGGCGGGGATGCTCCACACGGTCCTGCAGATGATCGAGAAGAAGGCGACTCATCTCGGGGTGGCGACCGACCATGTCATCGAATCGTTCCGCAACGAGCTGTGGCCGGAGTACAAGACAGGCGAAGGGATCGAGCCTGCGCTGTGGGCCCAGTTCCATCCGCTGGAGGAGGCCCTGGCGGCGATGGGCGTGGCCGTTTGGCCGATGGTCGAGCTGGAAGCGGACGACGCTCTGGCCTCGGCCGCGCACTCTGCCGCCCAGGACGAAGCGGTGGAGAAGATCTGTATCTGGGCCAACGACAAGGACCTGTCGCAGTGTGTCCGGGGAGCGCGGGTCGTGCAGGTGGATCGCCGGCGCAATATCATCCGGGACGAAGCGGGTGTCCGCGAGAAGTTCGGGGTGGGACCGGCGCTGATTCCCGACTTCCTGGCGCTGGTGGGCGATGCTCAGGATGGCTATCCGGGGATTGCCGGCATCGGTAAATCGACCGCGGCCCGGCTGCTGAACCGTTACGGACCGATCGAGCAATTCCCGCCCCAGGTGCTGGGCGAGAACCGGTCGCTGGCTCTCAAGTTCAAGGAGCTGGCGACGCTGCGCACCGACGCCTCGTTGTTCGCGCACGTGGATGAGCTGGAATGGCGCGGACCGACCGCGGCCTTCGAGGGATGGGCGAAGCGTATCGGCGACGACCGGCTGCTCGAGCGGGCCCGCGGCGCCGCGGCCACCCTGCTCGATGAAGGAGCGTCATGA